From a region of the Lactuca sativa cultivar Salinas chromosome 4, Lsat_Salinas_v11, whole genome shotgun sequence genome:
- the LOC111884243 gene encoding probable calcium-binding protein CML41 — MESAKVPKSFGCFSQKGLLVRLSSFRSKSNNTSNSSSPTLMSPKPSKRNTNNRQQDFRWVFARFDTDNDGKISALELRSYFGSIGEYMSHQEAQCVIDDLDVDGDGFIDFDDFMRLMKVKDERDDVKAAFEMFEHEKGCGQISPKSLQKTLSRLGESKSYDECLQMIKVFDVHGKGGVDFNEFQRMMMT, encoded by the coding sequence ATGGAGTCTGCAAAAGTCCCCAAGTCATTCGGTTGTTTCTCTCAGAAGGGTTTGCTCGTAAGACTAAGTAGCTTTCGTTCGAAAAGCAACAACACTTCAAACTCCAGTTCACCTACGTTAATGTCTCCTAAACCCTCAAAACGAAACACCAATAACAGACAACAAGATTTCAGGTGGGTTTTCGCTCGTTTTGACACTGACAACGATGGAAAGATTTCAGCTTTAGAGCTTCGATCATACTTCGGGTCCATTGGAGAATACATGTCGCACCAGGAGGCTCAGTGCGTGATTGACGATTTGGATGTTGATGGTGATGGGTTTATTgattttgatgattttatgaGGCTGATGAAGGTGAAAGATGAGAGAGATGATGTTAAAGCAGCGTTTGAGATGTTTGAGCATGAGAAGGGGTGTGGACAGATTAGTCCGAAGAGTTTGCAGAAGACCCTGAGTCGACTCGGGGAATCGAAAAGTTATGATGAGTGTTTGCAGATGATTAAGGTGTTTGATGTTCATGGTAAAGGAGGTGTTGATTTCAATGAGTTTCAGCGGATGATGATGACATAA